Proteins co-encoded in one Marinobacter gudaonensis genomic window:
- a CDS encoding IS110 family RNA-guided transposase, with amino-acid sequence MNFYNSTHRHFCGIDLHARSLYVCVIHHSGEVLLHKEIKAQPQALLDLLAPFRDDLVIGVECMHCWYWLSDLCEEHGIHFILGHALYMKAIHGGKTKNDRIDSFKIAMLMKGGNFPLAYVYPKEMRATRDLLRRRSRIVHHGAMLKAHVVNTTSQYNLPPTKLNLKNRGHRKQAHAAFADKDVQRNIDLDLALIDCYHQQLSQLEWHLEQQAKQHDPTSLSVLRSIPGIGRILALTILYEIGDIHRFETVQKFASYARLIKCKAESAGKVYGTQGNKIGNAHLKWAFSEAAVLYLRGNEKAQRYLQKLQKRMNKAKALSALAHKLGRAAYFMLKHQRVFDEQRFLKG; translated from the coding sequence ATGAATTTCTACAATAGCACTCACCGTCACTTCTGTGGAATCGACCTCCACGCCCGCAGTCTTTATGTGTGCGTCATTCACCACTCCGGCGAAGTACTACTGCATAAGGAAATCAAAGCCCAGCCTCAGGCGTTGCTGGACTTGCTTGCCCCATTCCGCGATGACTTGGTCATTGGCGTCGAGTGCATGCATTGCTGGTACTGGCTCTCGGATCTGTGCGAGGAACACGGCATCCACTTTATTCTGGGGCACGCCCTGTACATGAAGGCCATTCACGGGGGTAAAACCAAGAACGACCGCATCGATTCGTTCAAGATCGCCATGCTCATGAAGGGCGGTAATTTCCCGTTGGCCTACGTGTACCCCAAAGAGATGCGGGCGACCCGTGACCTGCTGCGCCGACGCTCCCGCATCGTTCATCACGGGGCGATGCTCAAGGCCCATGTGGTGAACACCACCAGTCAGTACAACCTGCCACCGACTAAACTGAACCTGAAGAACCGGGGCCATCGGAAGCAGGCTCACGCCGCCTTTGCCGACAAGGATGTGCAGCGCAACATCGATCTCGATCTGGCTCTGATCGATTGTTATCACCAGCAGCTGAGCCAGCTGGAATGGCATCTGGAGCAGCAGGCCAAACAGCACGATCCTACATCCCTCAGTGTGCTTCGCAGCATTCCCGGCATCGGTCGCATCCTGGCACTGACCATCCTTTACGAGATCGGCGACATTCATCGATTTGAGACGGTTCAGAAGTTCGCGTCTTACGCGCGACTGATCAAGTGCAAAGCCGAATCGGCAGGAAAGGTCTATGGCACTCAGGGCAACAAGATCGGCAACGCGCATCTGAAGTGGGCCTTCTCGGAAGCGGCCGTGCTGTATCTGCGCGGCAATGAAAAGGCCCAGCGCTATCTACAGAAACTCCAGAAGCGCATGAACAAGGCCAAAGCCCTGTCGGCGCTGGCCCACAAGCTGGGTCGGGCCGCCTACTTCATGCTCAAGCATCAGAGGGTCTTCGATGAACAACGGTTCCTGAAGGGTTAG
- a CDS encoding NIPSNAP family protein, which yields MVTCYLKYVIDPYKAAEFERYSKMWIPLVQRFGGQHHGYFLPSEGANNIAIALFTFESLAAYEKYREASFKDSDCQAAFKYAEETRCVLSCERSFMRPVFE from the coding sequence GTGGTTACCTGTTACCTAAAGTACGTTATAGACCCCTACAAAGCCGCCGAGTTCGAGCGCTATTCTAAGATGTGGATACCTTTGGTTCAGAGGTTCGGCGGTCAGCACCATGGGTATTTCTTGCCTTCCGAGGGTGCCAACAATATCGCCATCGCACTATTCACGTTCGAATCTCTGGCAGCCTATGAAAAGTACCGTGAGGCCTCGTTCAAAGACTCGGATTGCCAAGCCGCCTTCAAATACGCTGAAGAAACTCGTTGTGTACTAAGCTGTGAACGCAGTTTTATGAGGCCGGTTTTTGAGTAA
- a CDS encoding class I SAM-dependent methyltransferase → MRYLVDGVEIRSENAAKPASQKSAAVDFYLASLEGRPKLLDFGCGKLRYSDTLVEVASTVTFVDSFVQLNREQVVRGGKTTVRAFVRSNYSNCQTISSEEIDNHFEKYDVVTCTNVLSAIPCPATLTQVVGSIRRLLKAGGMAVFVNQHRSSYFKRYELGERLLYGYLYEGKRGYSYYGILGKKNIENLLRENGFYINRSWCAGETTFTEASPCR, encoded by the coding sequence GTGCGTTATCTTGTTGATGGGGTTGAAATTCGGTCAGAGAATGCCGCAAAACCTGCGAGCCAAAAGTCGGCCGCAGTTGATTTTTATTTAGCGTCGTTGGAAGGCCGGCCAAAATTGCTAGATTTTGGTTGTGGTAAACTCAGATACTCCGACACCCTTGTGGAGGTTGCTTCAACTGTTACTTTTGTTGATTCTTTTGTTCAATTAAATCGTGAGCAGGTGGTAAGAGGGGGAAAAACAACTGTTCGCGCATTTGTCCGTTCTAATTATAGTAACTGTCAAACTATTTCGTCAGAGGAAATAGACAACCATTTCGAAAAATATGATGTGGTCACCTGTACCAATGTGCTTTCAGCGATACCCTGTCCGGCTACCCTAACACAAGTCGTGGGGTCTATAAGGCGGCTGCTAAAAGCAGGGGGGATGGCTGTTTTTGTAAACCAGCACAGAAGCTCCTACTTTAAACGATATGAGTTAGGAGAAAGGCTTTTGTATGGGTACTTGTATGAAGGAAAGCGGGGGTATTCATATTATGGGATCTTGGGTAAGAAAAATATAGAGAACCTCCTAAGAGAAAATGGCTTTTACATAAATCGGTCTTGGTGTGCAGGTGAAACAACCTTCACTGAAGCATCTCCATGCCGTTAA
- a CDS encoding transposase — translation MGQTHKRNYDRYTLAFKLRAVKLANHPNVKTKDIAEGLGIHPVMLYRWCMEHRNGTLVENKHMKKQKPSPKRVNPPPDSEAAAEDELAKAKKRIKDLEKQLNARQEEIDLLKKARRFFEKNRR, via the coding sequence ATGGGGCAGACCCACAAGAGAAACTACGATCGTTACACCCTGGCGTTCAAGCTGCGGGCCGTTAAACTGGCTAATCACCCTAACGTTAAAACCAAGGATATTGCGGAGGGGCTAGGGATACATCCAGTCATGCTGTACCGCTGGTGTATGGAGCATCGCAACGGGACGCTGGTTGAAAACAAACACATGAAAAAGCAGAAGCCCTCTCCGAAACGGGTGAACCCTCCACCGGATTCTGAAGCCGCCGCGGAAGACGAGCTGGCAAAGGCGAAGAAGCGCATCAAGGATCTGGAAAAACAGCTGAATGCCCGCCAGGAGGAAATAGACCTCCTAAAAAAGGCGCGTCGGTTCTTCGAGAAAAACCGTCGCTGA
- a CDS encoding IS3 family transposase: MEKNRDQFSIKRLCLFFGVSRSGFYAWLTRPISLHRQQDEVLKGAIIELHQGYRRAYGAPRVHQALRQQGLPCSRRRVNRLMRTLEIKASTTGLYVWRPGQHAFYSSAGNQLKGSEAPSGCGQQWAGDFTYLKTRTGWLYHAAIIDLFSRKVVGWSFSSRRNSELTKSALRMALLNEMPEQGCLFHSDQGIEYAAHEYRELLEKAGMVRSMSRKGNPLDNAVMESYFHTLKAELVHKRLFDTKVQAVSEIIHYMMFYNSERLHSSLGYQSPEEYEKLSA, encoded by the coding sequence ATCGAGAAGAACCGGGATCAGTTCAGTATCAAGCGCCTCTGCCTGTTTTTCGGTGTGTCTCGCAGCGGCTTTTATGCCTGGCTCACTCGCCCTATCAGCCTTCATCGACAGCAGGATGAGGTCCTCAAGGGCGCCATTATCGAATTGCACCAGGGCTATCGCCGGGCCTATGGCGCACCAAGAGTGCATCAGGCGTTGCGTCAGCAGGGCCTCCCTTGCAGTCGTCGACGGGTGAATCGGTTGATGAGGACTTTAGAGATTAAAGCCTCTACAACTGGACTGTATGTTTGGCGGCCCGGGCAGCACGCGTTTTACAGCTCCGCCGGCAATCAACTCAAAGGCAGTGAAGCACCGAGCGGCTGCGGTCAGCAGTGGGCTGGGGATTTCACTTATCTGAAAACCCGCACTGGCTGGCTGTACCACGCAGCCATCATTGATCTGTTCAGTCGCAAAGTGGTGGGCTGGTCGTTCAGCAGTCGCCGCAACAGTGAATTGACCAAGAGTGCGTTGCGCATGGCGTTGCTGAACGAAATGCCAGAACAGGGTTGCCTGTTCCATTCTGATCAAGGAATCGAATACGCCGCGCACGAATACCGGGAACTGCTGGAGAAGGCCGGGATGGTTCGCAGCATGAGCCGCAAAGGCAATCCATTGGACAACGCGGTCATGGAGTCCTACTTCCACACCCTGAAAGCTGAGTTGGTGCACAAGCGATTATTCGACACGAAAGTGCAAGCGGTCTCGGAAATTATTCACTACATGATGTTCTATAACAGCGAGCGGCTGCACTCGAGCCTGGGCTACCAATCCCCGGAAGAGTATGAAAAGCTCAGTGCCTAA
- a CDS encoding type II toxin-antitoxin system Phd/YefM family antitoxin, with protein sequence MTGITATEARSNLYRLIDETAESHQPIVIMGKRNKAVLVSEEDWSAIQETLYLLSVPGMRESIREGMDTPVDECDEELDW encoded by the coding sequence ATGACCGGAATCACAGCAACTGAGGCGCGCAGCAACCTATATCGGTTGATCGACGAGACCGCCGAGTCCCACCAACCAATCGTCATCATGGGTAAGCGGAACAAAGCCGTCCTGGTTTCCGAGGAAGACTGGTCTGCAATTCAGGAAACACTTTACCTGCTCTCCGTACCAGGTATGCGGGAGTCTATTCGTGAGGGGATGGATACCCCTGTGGATGAATGCGATGAGGAGCTGGACTGGTGA
- a CDS encoding Txe/YoeB family addiction module toxin, which yields MTWKLVYTKQAQKDAKKLASSGLKPKAQELLALIAEDPYRKPPPFEKLIGDLAGGYSRRINIQHRLVYQVLEDEQVVKVLRLWSHYE from the coding sequence GTGACATGGAAGTTGGTTTACACCAAGCAAGCCCAGAAAGATGCAAAGAAGTTGGCCTCCAGCGGCCTCAAACCAAAAGCCCAGGAACTGTTAGCGCTGATAGCTGAAGATCCATACCGCAAGCCGCCTCCGTTTGAGAAGCTCATTGGTGATCTTGCGGGGGGCTATTCACGCCGCATCAATATTCAGCATCGTCTTGTCTACCAAGTGCTCGAGGACGAGCAAGTGGTGAAAGTCCTCAGGCTCTGGAGCCATTACGAATGA
- a CDS encoding sensor domain-containing diguanylate cyclase has product MRKSTGQNLQEVSVQLRDKIDLDLHERYSDLAVAAALSSQQLLKQQTGDITVLLNALAANFSSYAWIGLTSADGTVLASTGNLLKGMDVSHRPWFQEVRDGPYLGDVHEALLLEEKLNNDTGAPLRFVDVAVPLQDADGNFNGVLGAHLYLDWVASIGQSLLSPLQDRLQAELILADKNGVVMIGPEGSVGQKLNEQLLQAANSDIPGYVTLPMAMTGEDSTEPYLVGYSRLRDREEYATLNWLVLVRKPAIEAFQPARALRNTLIYGGALLALMLITFAVFTARRTTRPLLQMAREADRIDFNNPSSLIQLRDDYEEVRVLSSVLRDLLHRLARKTQQMNDLNASLEHRVSERTRALEDANRLLEETVRTDALTGLNNRRYFFELGRTALKKAIRAGKPVSAIMFDADMFKKINDTYGHAVGDKALIHLSVMAQEALRDTDILARLGGEEFAVLLESTEESIAGEVAERLRSTINGKPLPLERGELTISVSAGVACLYPEGGDDLDSLLAQADKALYAAKSGGRNQVALYSRLDDHSASPGLA; this is encoded by the coding sequence TTGCGCAAATCCACGGGGCAGAACCTGCAGGAAGTCTCGGTTCAGCTCCGGGATAAAATCGATCTGGATCTTCATGAGCGTTACAGCGATCTTGCCGTAGCCGCGGCGCTCTCCAGCCAGCAACTCCTGAAACAGCAAACCGGTGATATCACCGTTCTTCTCAATGCACTGGCGGCAAACTTCTCGAGTTACGCCTGGATAGGCCTGACCTCTGCCGACGGCACAGTTCTGGCCAGTACCGGCAACCTCCTTAAAGGCATGGATGTCAGTCATCGCCCCTGGTTCCAGGAAGTCCGTGACGGCCCTTATCTGGGTGACGTGCATGAGGCACTGTTGCTCGAGGAAAAACTCAACAACGATACCGGCGCGCCCCTGCGCTTTGTGGATGTGGCCGTGCCGCTGCAGGATGCCGACGGGAACTTCAACGGCGTACTGGGCGCCCATCTGTACCTGGACTGGGTGGCCAGTATCGGGCAATCCCTGCTGTCTCCCCTGCAGGACCGTCTGCAGGCAGAGCTGATACTGGCCGACAAGAACGGTGTGGTGATGATCGGCCCCGAGGGAAGCGTCGGGCAAAAACTGAATGAGCAACTCCTGCAGGCAGCCAACTCCGACATTCCAGGATACGTCACCCTGCCCATGGCCATGACCGGCGAAGACAGCACCGAGCCCTACCTCGTGGGGTACAGCCGTCTGCGCGATCGTGAGGAGTACGCCACCCTCAACTGGCTTGTACTCGTACGAAAGCCAGCCATCGAAGCCTTCCAGCCCGCCCGGGCACTGCGCAACACGCTGATTTATGGCGGCGCACTGTTGGCCCTGATGCTGATTACCTTTGCCGTTTTCACCGCCCGGCGCACCACACGCCCGCTGTTGCAGATGGCACGCGAGGCTGACCGCATCGACTTCAACAACCCCTCCTCGCTGATACAGCTGCGAGACGACTACGAGGAGGTGCGGGTACTCTCATCCGTGTTGCGGGACCTGCTTCATAGGCTGGCCCGGAAAACCCAACAGATGAACGATTTGAATGCCAGCCTGGAACACCGGGTATCCGAGCGCACCCGGGCACTTGAGGACGCCAATCGGCTCCTGGAGGAAACTGTGCGCACCGACGCACTGACCGGCCTGAACAACCGCCGCTACTTCTTCGAACTGGGACGGACGGCCCTCAAAAAAGCCATACGCGCCGGCAAACCCGTTTCCGCCATCATGTTCGACGCCGACATGTTCAAGAAAATCAACGACACCTATGGCCACGCCGTGGGCGACAAGGCGCTGATTCACCTCAGCGTTATGGCCCAGGAGGCCCTGCGCGACACCGACATACTGGCCCGCCTCGGCGGCGAGGAGTTCGCGGTATTGCTGGAGAGCACTGAAGAGAGTATCGCCGGCGAGGTGGCCGAGCGCCTGAGAAGCACCATCAACGGCAAGCCCCTGCCCCTGGAAAGAGGAGAGCTGACGATAAGTGTCAGCGCTGGCGTTGCGTGCCTGTATCCAGAGGGCGGCGATGACCTGGACAGCCTGCTGGCGCAAGCGGATAAAGCGCTGTATGCGGCAAAATCGGGCGGACGGAACCAAGTGGCACTCTATTCCCGGCTGGACGATCATTCGGCCTCACCGGGTTTGGCGTGA
- the cysP gene encoding thiosulfate ABC transporter substrate-binding protein CysP — protein sequence MPNSSFSGSKARKGLWFSALALAFSLSGQATAQERELLNSSYDIARELFAEYNVLFQDYWKEKTGESVNIQQSHAGSSKQARAILQGLDADVVTYNQVTDVNILAERGNLIPEDWASRLPNNSSPYYSTMAFLVREGNPKNIQNWDDLVREDVELIMPNPKTSGNGRYTYLAALGYAQDRFGDDQEKIDAFLSDLLGQVKVFDSGGRGATTTFVERGLGDVLLTFESEVNNIPELNPDKNFQVVVPKVSFLAEFPVTWIDKNIEKKGTEDVAQAYLKHLYSEEAQRLLASFNYRVHNETVKKEVAEKFPELKLMPIQDIAGSWENAMETHFASGGKLDQLQRRR from the coding sequence ATGCCAAATTCAAGTTTTTCCGGTTCAAAGGCGCGCAAAGGGCTGTGGTTCAGTGCGCTGGCGTTGGCTTTCTCGCTCTCGGGCCAAGCAACTGCCCAGGAGCGTGAGCTTCTTAATTCTTCCTACGACATCGCCCGTGAACTGTTTGCGGAGTACAACGTTCTGTTCCAGGACTACTGGAAAGAGAAGACTGGCGAGTCGGTTAACATCCAGCAGTCCCACGCTGGCTCTTCCAAACAGGCGCGCGCCATTCTGCAGGGTCTTGATGCCGACGTGGTAACTTACAATCAGGTGACAGATGTCAACATCCTGGCCGAGCGTGGCAACCTGATTCCCGAAGACTGGGCATCTCGCCTGCCCAACAACAGCTCACCCTACTACTCCACCATGGCGTTCCTGGTGCGCGAGGGTAACCCCAAGAACATCCAGAACTGGGACGACCTGGTGCGCGAAGACGTTGAGCTCATCATGCCGAACCCGAAGACGTCTGGTAACGGCCGTTACACCTATCTGGCCGCTCTGGGCTATGCCCAGGACCGGTTTGGCGACGATCAGGAGAAAATTGATGCCTTCCTGAGCGATCTGCTCGGCCAGGTAAAGGTGTTCGACTCCGGCGGTCGTGGCGCCACCACCACCTTTGTTGAGCGTGGTCTGGGTGACGTGCTGCTGACCTTCGAGTCTGAAGTGAACAACATTCCGGAACTGAATCCGGACAAGAACTTTCAGGTGGTGGTACCGAAGGTAAGCTTCCTGGCCGAGTTCCCGGTTACCTGGATTGACAAGAACATCGAAAAGAAGGGCACTGAAGACGTTGCTCAGGCCTACCTCAAGCACCTGTACTCGGAAGAGGCGCAGCGCCTTCTGGCCAGCTTCAATTACCGGGTACATAACGAGACGGTGAAGAAGGAAGTGGCCGAGAAGTTCCCCGAGCTGAAGCTGATGCCGATCCAGGACATTGCCGGCAGTTGGGAGAACGCGATGGAAACCCACTTTGCCAGCGGTGGAAAACTGGACCAGTTGCAACGTCGCCGCTAA
- the cysT gene encoding sulfate/thiosulfate ABC transporter permease CysT, with protein sequence MATTETAERPAKRLSASATKRVLPGFGLSLGISLFFISLVLLLPISGLFIRAAGMGWEQFWFVITDPRVVASYKVTALAALAASLFNCVFGLLLAWVLVRYEFPGKRLLDAIMDLPFALPTAVAGITLATLFAESGWYGQYLAELGIEVAFTPLGIVVAMAFTSVPFVVRTVQPVLEELAPEDEEAAMSLGASDLTVFRKILFPMLWPAVVTGGALSFARSLGEYGAVIFIAGNSPYISEVISLMIFVRLEEYDFPAASAIAAVVMTVSLLLLLAINVWQGRYLKRLHGG encoded by the coding sequence ATGGCTACCACTGAAACCGCAGAGCGCCCGGCCAAAAGGCTGAGCGCTTCTGCCACCAAGCGCGTGCTGCCGGGGTTCGGATTGAGCCTCGGCATTTCGCTTTTCTTTATCAGTCTGGTTCTGCTGCTACCCATCAGCGGTCTGTTCATCCGGGCCGCAGGCATGGGCTGGGAGCAGTTCTGGTTTGTAATCACCGATCCCCGGGTTGTCGCCTCCTACAAGGTTACGGCACTGGCGGCGCTGGCGGCATCGCTGTTCAACTGCGTGTTTGGTCTGCTTCTGGCCTGGGTGCTCGTGCGGTACGAGTTTCCCGGCAAGCGCCTGCTTGACGCCATTATGGACCTGCCTTTTGCATTGCCAACGGCAGTGGCAGGTATCACCCTGGCCACCCTGTTCGCGGAGAGCGGCTGGTACGGTCAGTACCTGGCGGAACTGGGTATAGAGGTGGCGTTCACGCCCCTGGGGATTGTTGTGGCCATGGCTTTCACCAGTGTTCCGTTCGTCGTGCGCACCGTTCAGCCCGTGCTTGAGGAACTGGCGCCGGAAGACGAAGAGGCGGCCATGAGCCTCGGTGCCTCGGATCTGACGGTGTTCCGGAAAATCCTGTTTCCCATGCTCTGGCCCGCGGTGGTGACGGGTGGCGCCCTGTCGTTTGCCCGCAGCTTGGGCGAGTACGGCGCGGTAATCTTTATTGCCGGCAATTCTCCGTACATCAGTGAAGTGATCAGCCTGATGATTTTTGTGCGCCTGGAGGAATACGATTTCCCGGCGGCCAGTGCCATTGCGGCGGTGGTGATGACGGTGTCGCTGCTGTTGCTGCTGGCGATCAATGTCTGGCAGGGGCGCTATCTCAAGCGCCTGCACGGAGGCTGA
- the cysW gene encoding sulfate ABC transporter permease subunit CysW translates to MATRKHRRVGDTPLVRRTLIGLAVGMTVLLLFMPLVLIFVQAFADGWGGYISNILNEYTLHAIGLTLLVALLTVPLNLVFGVFLAWLVTRFTFPGRKLLATLIDIPFAVSPVVAGLLYLLLYGSNGWIGQWLGEHDIQLMFSWPGIVMVTVFVTCPFVARELIPLMQQHGREEEEAGVVLGASGWQLFRRVTLPNIRWALLYGVILTNARAVGEFGAVSVVSGNIRGETNTLPLQVELLYQDYNIVGAFAASSLLAGIALLTLVVKAIIEWRQSRN, encoded by the coding sequence ATGGCAACCCGCAAACATCGCCGTGTGGGCGATACACCGCTGGTGCGCCGCACCCTGATTGGCCTGGCAGTTGGCATGACAGTGCTGCTTCTGTTCATGCCACTGGTGCTGATTTTCGTGCAGGCCTTTGCAGACGGGTGGGGCGGTTACATCAGCAACATCCTGAACGAGTACACCCTGCACGCCATCGGCCTGACCCTCCTGGTCGCTCTTTTGACGGTGCCGCTGAACCTGGTGTTCGGCGTTTTCCTGGCCTGGCTGGTTACTCGCTTTACCTTTCCAGGGCGAAAGCTGCTGGCAACGCTGATTGATATCCCGTTTGCGGTATCGCCGGTAGTGGCCGGTCTGCTTTACCTGTTGCTGTATGGCAGCAATGGCTGGATCGGGCAGTGGCTGGGTGAGCACGATATCCAGCTGATGTTCTCCTGGCCGGGCATTGTGATGGTGACGGTGTTTGTCACCTGTCCGTTCGTGGCCCGGGAACTGATTCCGCTGATGCAGCAGCACGGTCGGGAAGAGGAAGAGGCCGGCGTGGTGCTTGGCGCTTCTGGCTGGCAGCTGTTCCGCCGGGTCACACTGCCCAACATTCGCTGGGCGCTGTTGTACGGCGTGATTCTCACCAATGCCCGGGCGGTGGGGGAGTTTGGCGCGGTATCGGTGGTGTCCGGTAATATCCGGGGCGAAACCAATACCCTGCCGCTGCAGGTGGAGCTGCTGTACCAGGATTACAACATTGTCGGGGCCTTTGCCGCGTCGTCCCTGCTGGCGGGCATTGCGCTGCTTACTCTTGTCGTGAAGGCCATCATTGAGTGGCGTCAGAGTCGTAATTAA
- a CDS encoding sulfate/molybdate ABC transporter ATP-binding protein, giving the protein MSIEIQGINKFFDKFQALHDINLTIPDGQLTALLGPSGSGKTTLLRIIAGLETPEQGSIRFSGKDVTNLHVRDRRVGFVFQHYALFRHMTVAQNVAFGLDVLPRSERPSKPEIRKRVQELLEMVQLEHLANRYPAQLSGGQKQRIALARAMAMKPEILLLDEPFGALDAKVRKDLRRWLRSLHDELHFTSVFVTHDQEEALELSDQVVVMSNGRIEQVDTPLELYGRPDSRFVFEFLGQVNVLSGRIQDGVMRQGEAWIRLPRSCENDDGQLYLRPHEVRLAQHASDSAHLPFRIEAINLIGAEVRIELKPDGWESEEIWEVGISHTEFNSRQPQRGDRCFAIPDVGHLFCEHATEPKTLEWR; this is encoded by the coding sequence ATGAGTATCGAGATACAGGGTATCAACAAGTTTTTCGACAAGTTCCAGGCCCTGCATGATATCAATCTGACCATCCCGGATGGTCAGCTGACGGCGCTGCTGGGGCCGTCCGGTTCCGGCAAGACCACGCTGCTGCGTATCATTGCCGGCCTGGAGACCCCGGAGCAGGGCAGCATCCGTTTCAGTGGCAAAGACGTGACCAACCTGCACGTGCGTGACCGTCGCGTCGGGTTTGTGTTCCAGCATTACGCTCTGTTCCGCCACATGACCGTGGCCCAGAACGTGGCCTTCGGCCTGGATGTGTTGCCTCGCAGCGAACGCCCGTCCAAACCCGAGATCCGCAAGCGGGTACAGGAACTGCTGGAGATGGTGCAGCTGGAGCACCTGGCCAACCGGTATCCGGCGCAGCTGTCTGGCGGCCAGAAACAGCGAATCGCGTTGGCTCGGGCCATGGCCATGAAGCCCGAGATACTGCTGCTGGATGAGCCGTTCGGCGCGCTGGACGCCAAGGTACGAAAGGACCTGCGCCGCTGGCTGCGCAGCCTGCACGATGAGCTTCACTTCACCAGCGTGTTTGTAACCCACGACCAGGAAGAGGCTCTGGAGCTCTCCGACCAGGTCGTGGTAATGAGCAACGGCAGGATTGAACAGGTGGATACGCCCCTGGAGCTCTACGGTCGGCCAGACAGCCGGTTTGTGTTTGAGTTTCTGGGCCAGGTGAACGTGCTTTCGGGCCGCATACAGGATGGCGTGATGCGTCAGGGTGAGGCCTGGATCCGCCTGCCCCGGAGTTGTGAGAACGACGATGGCCAACTCTACCTCCGACCCCACGAGGTACGCCTGGCCCAGCACGCCAGCGACAGCGCCCATCTGCCGTTCCGGATTGAGGCCATCAATCTGATTGGTGCCGAGGTGCGCATTGAACTCAAGCCCGATGGCTGGGAGAGCGAGGAGATCTGGGAGGTGGGCATCAGCCACACCGAATTCAACAGCCGCCAACCCCAGCGCGGCGATCGTTGCTTCGCGATTCCCGATGTGGGGCACCTGTTTTGCGAACACGCAACGGAACCGAAGACGCTCGAGTGGCGCTAG
- a CDS encoding ZIP family metal transporter, with protein MLEHVLHIVGLTVLAGACIPLGGLLASFERIRPNWLDEEFRHFLIALGGGILLGAVAVVLIPEGQASMGDSLWAIPTIILGGFVFFLIERALGLKRRESPQLMGVMLDFIPEATALGGLAVVSPETAALMALLIALQNFPEGFNAYREIVCLPGYTSRKTLIFMSCLVITGPLAGLLGYFFLTGRPFALGAIMLFASGGILYLIFQDIAPQSRLDKHWGPPLGAVVGFCLALFSHDLVGQV; from the coding sequence ATGCTGGAGCATGTCTTACACATCGTTGGCCTTACCGTACTGGCCGGTGCCTGTATTCCCCTGGGCGGGTTGCTGGCCAGTTTCGAGCGGATCCGCCCCAACTGGCTGGATGAGGAGTTCCGCCACTTCCTGATTGCCCTCGGCGGCGGCATTCTGCTGGGCGCTGTGGCGGTGGTTTTGATTCCCGAGGGGCAGGCCAGTATGGGCGACTCGCTCTGGGCCATTCCTACCATCATTCTGGGCGGGTTCGTTTTCTTTTTGATTGAGCGGGCGTTGGGCCTGAAGCGCCGGGAATCGCCGCAGCTGATGGGCGTCATGCTCGATTTCATTCCAGAGGCCACTGCGTTGGGTGGCCTCGCGGTCGTGAGCCCGGAAACCGCTGCGTTGATGGCGTTGTTGATTGCACTGCAGAACTTTCCGGAAGGCTTTAACGCCTATCGGGAAATTGTCTGCCTGCCCGGCTACACTTCTCGAAAGACATTGATCTTCATGAGCTGCCTGGTGATTACGGGGCCTCTCGCCGGTTTGCTGGGCTATTTCTTCCTGACCGGCCGCCCCTTTGCCCTGGGCGCGATCATGCTGTTCGCTTCAGGGGGCATCCTGTACCTGATTTTCCAGGACATTGCGCCGCAGTCGCGGCTGGACAAGCACTGGGGGCCGCCCCTGGGCGCCGTGGTGGGTTTCTGCCTTGCCCTGTTCAGTCATGACCTGGTGGGCCAGGTCTGA